One stretch of Thermanaerosceptrum fracticalcis DNA includes these proteins:
- the hypD gene encoding hydrogenase formation protein HypD: MKQTANKRQLAKLIQQVERLAPADKPLNIMEVCGAHTMAIGKSGLRQLLPDNIRLLSGPGCPVCVIHDCEIEVYLELARHRNVIIATFGDLLRVPGKKGSSLADARGQGAKVSVVYSTLDALKLAKKNPGKEVVFLGAGFETTAPTVAMSVIQAQEEGIENFSVYSLHKLVPPALEALLLDKEVKIDGFILPGHVSTIIGVEPYYFLAREYHKAGVITGFETHDILQGLVMLLEQIREDNPYVEIQYRRGVLPQGIPLARQVTARVFEPADAWWRGLGLIPKSGLRIRESFRNYDANKKFNIPEPYPNEKEESNKNCACGDILKGIKLPQECRLFGRACTPLNPVGPCMVSSEGACAAYYRFTEFGGG; the protein is encoded by the coding sequence ATGAAGCAAACAGCAAATAAAAGGCAACTGGCCAAACTAATACAACAGGTTGAAAGATTAGCTCCTGCGGATAAGCCGCTAAATATTATGGAAGTTTGCGGCGCCCATACCATGGCCATCGGTAAAAGCGGCCTCAGGCAGCTATTGCCTGACAATATCAGATTGCTTTCCGGTCCCGGTTGCCCGGTTTGTGTCATTCATGACTGTGAGATTGAGGTTTATTTAGAGCTGGCTCGGCATAGGAATGTCATTATCGCTACCTTCGGCGACCTGCTGCGGGTTCCCGGTAAAAAGGGTAGTAGTTTAGCAGATGCCAGGGGGCAGGGGGCAAAGGTAAGTGTAGTCTATTCAACGCTGGATGCATTGAAACTGGCAAAAAAGAATCCCGGTAAAGAAGTGGTATTTTTGGGGGCCGGATTTGAAACTACCGCTCCGACAGTGGCAATGTCTGTAATTCAGGCCCAAGAAGAAGGAATTGAAAACTTTTCCGTTTATTCTCTGCACAAATTAGTTCCTCCGGCGCTGGAGGCACTGCTGTTGGACAAAGAGGTAAAGATTGATGGTTTTATTTTACCGGGACATGTTAGCACCATCATTGGGGTTGAACCCTATTACTTCCTCGCTCGAGAGTATCATAAGGCAGGTGTGATTACAGGATTTGAAACACATGACATTTTACAGGGTCTCGTAATGCTTCTTGAACAAATAAGGGAAGATAACCCCTACGTTGAGATCCAGTACAGGAGGGGAGTTTTACCCCAGGGGATCCCCCTTGCCAGGCAGGTAACGGCCAGGGTCTTTGAACCGGCGGATGCCTGGTGGAGAGGTCTTGGTTTGATTCCTAAAAGTGGTCTAAGGATAAGGGAAAGCTTTAGAAACTATGATGCTAATAAAAAATTCAATATCCCGGAACCATATCCTAATGAAAAGGAAGAATCCAACAAGAATTGTGCTTGTGGGGACATTCTGAAGGGAATTAAACTGCCTCAGGAATGCAGGCTGTTTGGTAGAGCATGCACACCCCTTAATCCTGTAGGGCCCTGTATGGTATCTTCTGAAGGAGCTTGCGCTGCATATTACCGTTTTACTGAATTTGGAGGAGGATAG
- the hypB gene encoding hydrogenase nickel incorporation protein HypB, with protein sequence MEIKVLRNIMKRNEDLAAVNRELFDRYGILAVNLMSSPGAGKTTILERAILKLKDELKIGVIEGDLMTTRDAERIHRHGVPVVQINTEGGCHLDANMVNRAMQELEIENLDLIIIENVGNLVCPSAFDLGEDLRVVVISVPEGDDKPLKYPLMFREAKACIFNKIDLLPYSNFNVDNFTEDVLSLNPNIEIFQMSASSGEGIDEWCLWLKGEWERKRQRRR encoded by the coding sequence GTGGAAATTAAGGTGCTGAGAAACATTATGAAGAGAAACGAAGACCTGGCGGCAGTAAACCGGGAACTTTTTGACCGGTATGGAATTCTTGCTGTTAACCTGATGAGTTCTCCCGGTGCTGGAAAAACAACGATTTTGGAACGGGCCATTTTAAAATTAAAGGACGAACTTAAAATCGGTGTTATAGAAGGGGATTTGATGACCACCAGGGATGCGGAAAGGATTCACCGCCACGGGGTGCCGGTGGTGCAGATAAATACTGAAGGCGGCTGCCACCTGGATGCAAATATGGTTAACCGGGCCATGCAGGAATTGGAAATAGAAAATTTAGATTTAATTATCATTGAGAACGTAGGTAATCTGGTATGTCCGAGCGCATTTGACCTGGGTGAGGATTTGAGGGTAGTGGTTATTAGTGTTCCCGAAGGCGATGATAAACCTTTAAAATATCCCCTTATGTTTCGAGAAGCTAAGGCTTGTATTTTCAATAAAATTGACTTATTACCTTATAGCAATTTTAATGTGGATAACTTTACCGAGGATGTACTGAGTTTGAATCCCAACATTGAAATATTCCAAATGTCTGCATCTTCCGGGGAGGGAATTGATGAGTGGTGCCTGTGGCTAAAGGGAGAGTGGGAAAGGAAGCGACAGCGAAGGAGATAA
- a CDS encoding YicC/YloC family endoribonuclease, translating into MIKSMTGFGRGEHGGKLKHVVVEIKSVNHRYNEVLVKMPRQYNLLEDAVRRYILSRVSRGRIEVFMKVDEAVTKPRDVQVDKELALAYYKALKELAGITETFLDVGVIQLAQLPNVLKVEEEEEDLEIIWQDMLPALSQAADALMSMREKEGEKLHLDLLERLKDIKALHGKLCEKSPKVVILYREKLQSRLKELLDDVKIDENRLTMEVALFADRSSINEELVRMESHLSQFAGILQENNPVGRKLDFLLQELNREINTIGSKANDLEITQYVVEVKSELEKMREQVQNIE; encoded by the coding sequence TTGATTAAGAGTATGACAGGTTTCGGCCGCGGTGAACATGGGGGAAAATTAAAGCATGTGGTTGTAGAAATTAAATCAGTGAATCACCGGTATAATGAAGTGCTGGTAAAAATGCCGCGGCAGTATAATTTGTTAGAGGACGCCGTTCGAAGGTACATTTTGAGCCGGGTTTCCCGGGGACGTATTGAAGTATTTATGAAAGTAGATGAGGCCGTTACCAAACCCCGGGATGTTCAGGTTGACAAAGAATTAGCCTTAGCGTATTATAAAGCATTGAAGGAATTGGCAGGAATTACTGAAACCTTCCTGGATGTGGGTGTTATTCAACTGGCCCAGCTTCCTAACGTCTTAAAAGTTGAAGAGGAAGAAGAGGATTTGGAAATTATCTGGCAGGATATGTTGCCTGCTTTGAGTCAGGCTGCCGATGCTTTAATGAGCATGCGGGAAAAGGAAGGGGAAAAACTTCACCTTGACCTGCTCGAGCGCTTAAAGGATATCAAGGCCCTCCATGGAAAATTGTGCGAAAAAAGTCCCAAGGTTGTGATCCTGTACCGGGAAAAACTGCAGAGCCGGTTAAAGGAACTACTGGATGACGTTAAGATAGATGAGAACCGTCTAACCATGGAAGTAGCCCTTTTTGCCGATAGAAGCAGTATTAACGAAGAACTGGTAAGAATGGAAAGTCATCTTTCCCAATTTGCCGGCATTTTACAGGAAAACAACCCCGTTGGTCGAAAGCTGGATTTCCTGCTCCAGGAATTAAACAGGGAAATCAATACCATCGGCTCTAAGGCCAATGACCTGGAGATAACCCAGTATGTGGTGGAAGTTAAAAGTGAACTGGAGAAGATGCGTGAACAGGTACAAAATATTGAGTAA
- a CDS encoding hydrogenase maturation nickel metallochaperone HypA — MRKTLSCPLCGGGVERIVSGEELYVDSIEGE; from the coding sequence GTGAGAAAAACCCTTTCATGTCCTCTGTGCGGCGGCGGGGTAGAACGGATAGTATCAGGTGAGGAACTGTATGTGGATTCCATAGAAGGAGAGTAG
- a CDS encoding transposase produces MKKLCKPTFEKKDHGQGAGIPVLKTIWDLFDLSLLFSQSGIRKHSGIPAWLLAFAYICGLVNHSSSANQNAKEAPFLQQLLSGQIISQSAFSRFLSKPFQWLRFSLGRFARLQENTDSRLTDGDIIALDDTKIEHPHGKKIPFLCWLFDSSDKRHVWCINLVSTLAILKNGLEYPMLWRFWVKTGQENEKQSKLDLAKQMLAEARQLNKARLWVAMDRWFLCKKFLNWLMGQNFDWVTKAKRNTALFRKIYDPVLGKERYIKLNPKQLLREVYSQLRVLGKESVLSIPDIYIKMPYETLTRKGKPITRQRFLPIAAIAATYEKQAVEGSIVLPEEECPATFKDAYLLISNRVDTPEEAATAYVKRWRIEVFYRTAKQNLGLTSCYAQSETAHFAHVELLFTAKTLLCYASWECNKEGAEQAPSLCEVIRYFFNAGCRIRCCEQLIQVYFDTATQRFSRLIDKFWPHSLELRLWDWENYPETA; encoded by the coding sequence ATGAAGAAACTGTGTAAACCAACTTTCGAAAAAAAGGATCACGGTCAAGGTGCCGGAATCCCGGTACTCAAGACAATTTGGGATTTGTTTGACCTGTCTCTGCTGTTTTCCCAGTCCGGAATACGCAAACACTCCGGAATTCCAGCGTGGCTCCTGGCTTTTGCCTACATCTGCGGCCTTGTTAATCATTCAAGTTCTGCAAATCAAAATGCTAAGGAAGCTCCATTTTTACAACAACTGCTTTCCGGGCAAATCATCTCTCAAAGTGCCTTCAGCCGGTTTCTCTCCAAGCCCTTTCAGTGGCTCCGGTTCTCTTTGGGCAGATTTGCCAGGTTACAAGAAAATACGGATAGCAGGCTGACCGACGGCGATATCATTGCCTTAGACGATACCAAAATTGAGCATCCTCACGGTAAAAAAATCCCCTTTCTCTGTTGGCTCTTTGACAGTTCGGATAAGCGCCATGTATGGTGTATTAATCTTGTGTCGACCCTGGCTATCTTAAAGAATGGTCTTGAATATCCCATGTTATGGCGCTTTTGGGTTAAAACCGGTCAGGAGAATGAAAAACAAAGCAAGCTTGATCTTGCTAAACAGATGCTCGCAGAGGCTCGTCAGCTGAACAAGGCCAGACTATGGGTAGCCATGGATCGCTGGTTTTTGTGTAAAAAGTTCCTGAACTGGCTGATGGGTCAAAATTTTGACTGGGTTACCAAAGCCAAACGTAACACAGCGCTATTCAGGAAAATCTACGACCCGGTACTAGGAAAGGAACGCTACATTAAACTTAATCCGAAGCAACTGCTGCGAGAAGTTTATTCCCAGCTTCGGGTCCTTGGCAAAGAATCGGTTCTCAGTATTCCGGACATTTACATCAAAATGCCCTATGAGACCTTAACACGCAAGGGAAAACCCATTACTAGACAACGTTTTTTACCCATAGCTGCCATTGCAGCCACTTATGAGAAGCAGGCTGTCGAGGGCAGCATAGTTCTTCCGGAGGAAGAATGCCCAGCAACCTTCAAGGATGCGTATCTCCTGATAAGCAATCGCGTAGATACGCCGGAAGAAGCTGCAACTGCCTATGTTAAACGATGGAGAATAGAAGTTTTTTACCGCACCGCTAAACAGAATCTTGGTTTAACATCTTGCTATGCTCAGTCTGAAACAGCTCATTTCGCACATGTGGAGCTCTTGTTTACAGCGAAGACCCTTCTTTGTTATGCCTCTTGGGAGTGCAATAAAGAAGGCGCCGAACAAGCCCCCTCCCTCTGCGAAGTGATAAGGTACTTCTTCAACGCCGGTTGTCGGATCCGCTGTTGCGAGCAGTTGATCCAAGTCTATTTTGACACGGCAACCCAGCGTTTTTCAAGGCTTATTGATAAATTCTGGCCACATTCTTTGGAACTTAGGTTATGGGATTGGGAAAATTATCCTGAAACTGCATAA
- the hypF gene encoding carbamoyltransferase HypF, giving the protein MVPVAKGRVGKEATAKEIKVYGIVQGVGFRPYVYNLSQKYQLKGWVLNNSQGVTIHWEGQEEKISQALMELLSSLPPLAKITGYDSSPAAFQGYSGFFIQKSCIQDDKRVLISPDVGICSDCLAELQEPSDRRFSYPFINCTNCGPRFTIIRDIPYDRHLTTMKGFTMCPQCRQEYDDPSNRRFHAQPNACPACGPKIEVRDSRGKSCNKDFRELFKEGAIVAIKGLGGFHLACNALDGNAVSQLRKRKFRDAKPFALMAYNLETVRKYCHLSAEEEECLVSLARPIIILKQREETKGELPPEINPHLDTLGVMLPYTPLHWLLFSPEIPLLVMTSANLSGDPLITKNEEAAEKLKGIADYFIFHNREIENPCDDSVGMVVRNTWQPVRRARGYVPLPVQLQRRELTPLLACGGNLKNTFALAKGDRVFLSQHLGDLDNYLNFDIYKKTISKMISLLGIKPELLVHDLHPDYQTTRYARELASQWGLPAIGVQHHHSHMVSCMAENGLAEKVMAVVCDGTGYGTDGTIWGFEFLCGDYSSFKRMGHLAKVPLLGGEASIKRPLRMAYSFLLSTLGETGRVYASKWLSGLSLCEVEVLEVQLKKGINSVATSSCGRLFDAAAALMGICREAKYEGQGPMVMEARARMAGHEEGFYTILLKDNEDLTFELDTAPLWEELISDLSSGLDTVRMAYKFHMGVARAIRDGVLHMSRSTALNKVVISGGVFQNRLLTELIMELLAEEGIAVYRHKEVPPNDGGISLGQAVAGNEVTKNVPGSTA; this is encoded by the coding sequence GTGGTGCCTGTGGCTAAAGGGAGAGTGGGAAAGGAAGCGACAGCGAAGGAGATAAAGGTTTATGGAATTGTACAAGGGGTGGGATTTCGCCCTTATGTATATAACCTTTCCCAAAAATATCAATTAAAAGGGTGGGTTCTCAATAACAGCCAGGGAGTAACTATTCACTGGGAAGGGCAGGAGGAAAAGATTTCACAGGCCCTAATGGAACTGTTATCTTCCTTACCACCGCTGGCTAAAATAACGGGATATGACTCCTCGCCAGCTGCTTTTCAGGGGTATTCTGGTTTCTTTATTCAAAAAAGTTGTATTCAGGATGATAAACGGGTCTTAATTTCCCCGGATGTGGGAATATGTTCTGACTGTTTAGCTGAATTGCAGGAGCCTTCTGACAGAAGGTTTTCTTACCCCTTTATAAACTGTACCAACTGCGGTCCCAGGTTTACGATTATTAGAGATATACCCTATGACCGGCATCTTACCACCATGAAGGGATTTACCATGTGCCCGCAATGCCGGCAGGAATATGACGATCCCTCAAACAGGCGTTTTCATGCCCAGCCCAATGCCTGCCCGGCATGTGGGCCAAAAATTGAAGTTAGAGATAGCCGGGGTAAATCCTGTAATAAAGATTTTCGGGAACTGTTTAAGGAGGGTGCAATTGTTGCCATAAAAGGATTAGGAGGGTTCCACCTGGCCTGTAATGCTCTTGATGGAAATGCGGTATCCCAATTAAGGAAACGTAAATTCAGGGATGCCAAACCTTTTGCTTTAATGGCTTATAACCTTGAGACTGTGAGAAAATACTGCCATTTATCAGCTGAGGAAGAAGAGTGTCTGGTAAGTCTTGCCAGGCCAATTATAATTTTAAAACAAAGGGAAGAGACCAAGGGAGAACTTCCTCCAGAAATTAATCCCCATCTGGATACCCTGGGAGTAATGTTACCCTATACACCCCTTCACTGGTTGTTATTTTCTCCCGAAATTCCTTTGCTGGTAATGACAAGTGCCAATTTATCCGGTGATCCGCTGATTACTAAAAACGAGGAAGCAGCAGAAAAACTAAAAGGTATTGCCGATTATTTCATTTTTCATAATCGGGAAATAGAAAATCCCTGTGATGATTCTGTAGGAATGGTGGTAAGAAATACCTGGCAACCTGTAAGAAGGGCCCGGGGTTATGTCCCGTTACCCGTGCAATTACAGAGGAGGGAGTTAACACCGCTTCTTGCCTGTGGCGGGAATCTAAAAAATACCTTTGCCCTGGCCAAAGGAGACCGGGTTTTCCTTAGTCAGCATTTAGGTGATTTGGACAATTATTTAAATTTTGACATATACAAAAAAACTATTTCCAAAATGATTTCTCTACTAGGGATAAAACCCGAATTACTTGTTCACGATCTCCACCCCGATTACCAAACCACTCGCTACGCTCGGGAACTGGCGTCCCAATGGGGATTGCCGGCAATAGGAGTACAGCACCATCATTCTCATATGGTCAGTTGTATGGCAGAAAACGGGCTGGCTGAGAAGGTAATGGCAGTGGTCTGTGACGGTACTGGATATGGAACCGATGGTACAATTTGGGGGTTTGAATTTCTCTGCGGTGATTACAGTTCTTTTAAACGTATGGGCCACCTGGCAAAGGTTCCGCTGCTGGGCGGAGAGGCTTCAATAAAAAGGCCTCTGCGAATGGCATACAGCTTTCTCCTTTCCACACTGGGAGAAACCGGCAGGGTATACGCTTCTAAATGGCTGAGCGGCTTAAGTCTCTGCGAAGTTGAGGTTCTGGAAGTGCAGCTTAAAAAGGGTATCAATTCGGTAGCAACCTCAAGCTGTGGCAGGTTATTTGATGCAGCTGCGGCTTTAATGGGAATTTGCCGGGAAGCGAAGTATGAGGGACAGGGCCCAATGGTAATGGAAGCCCGGGCCCGGATGGCCGGACACGAGGAAGGTTTTTATACTATACTGCTGAAAGATAATGAAGATTTAACCTTTGAATTGGACACAGCGCCATTGTGGGAGGAACTCATTTCCGATTTGTCATCGGGATTAGATACTGTACGTATGGCATATAAATTTCATATGGGGGTTGCCCGGGCAATTAGGGACGGGGTGCTGCATATGTCCCGCAGTACCGCGTTAAATAAGGTGGTAATATCTGGAGGCGTATTCCAAAACAGGTTATTAACCGAACTGATAATGGAATTACTGGCTGAAGAGGGGATAGCGGTATACCGCCATAAGGAAGTTCCTCCCAATGACGGGGGTATATCGCTGGGACAGGCTGTGGCCGGAAACGAGGTGACGAAGAATGTGCCTGGCAGTACCGCTTAA
- the cooS gene encoding anaerobic carbon-monoxide dehydrogenase catalytic subunit encodes MSKMNKTIDPAVNYLLPLAKKAGLETAWDRYEAMQPQCGFGELGICCRICWKGPCRIDPFGNGPQRGVCGADAHTIVARNLSRMIVAGAAAHSEHGRHVALTLLEVGEGHAPAYQIKDEQKLRDIAEKLNLSPAGKDIKQVAKEVALASLEDFSRQKHSIPCNWAKETMSAERVDKLAKLGVMPHNIDAVITEIMGRTHVGCDADAVNVLLGGLKGALADYTGMYLSTELSDVLFGTPEPVVTAANLGVLKKDAVNIAVHGHNPLLSEIICDVALKMNEEAKKAGAKEGINIVGICCTGNEVMMRRGIPLATNYLSQELAIITGAVDAMVVDVQCIMPAITSLAECFHTQVITTMRENKITGATHIEFHEDSAFDSAKKIVEVAIDAFKRRDNRKVNIPDYKQTAIAGFSAEAIMAALSKVNAKDPLKPLIDNIVNGNIQGIALFAGCNNPQVTQDNNFITIAKELAKNNVLMLATGCGAGAFAKNGLMTQEATEAYAGDSLKAVLTAIGKAAGFNGPLPLVLHMGSCVDNTRAVKVAVAVADNLGVDLDKLPVVASAPEAMAEKAVAIGTWAVALGLPTHIGIVPQIMGSSVVAEFLTEKAKDLLGGYFIVETDPEKAADQLFTAIKERRKGLGI; translated from the coding sequence ATGAGTAAGATGAATAAAACCATTGATCCTGCTGTTAATTACTTGCTACCCTTAGCAAAAAAGGCGGGACTTGAAACTGCTTGGGACCGTTATGAAGCAATGCAGCCCCAATGTGGTTTCGGAGAGCTGGGAATCTGTTGTCGCATTTGTTGGAAGGGACCTTGTCGTATCGATCCTTTTGGCAATGGACCACAGAGAGGGGTTTGTGGAGCGGATGCTCATACCATCGTGGCCCGAAATTTAAGCAGAATGATTGTAGCGGGAGCTGCTGCGCACTCTGAACATGGTCGTCACGTAGCTCTGACTTTATTGGAAGTTGGTGAAGGGCATGCACCTGCATACCAAATCAAAGATGAGCAAAAACTAAGAGATATAGCAGAAAAATTAAACTTGTCACCGGCAGGTAAAGATATAAAGCAAGTGGCAAAAGAAGTAGCTTTAGCTTCCCTGGAGGATTTTTCACGTCAGAAGCATAGCATACCTTGTAACTGGGCCAAAGAGACCATGTCTGCTGAACGGGTGGATAAATTGGCGAAACTGGGGGTTATGCCCCATAATATTGATGCTGTTATCACCGAGATTATGGGTCGCACTCATGTGGGTTGTGATGCTGATGCAGTCAATGTTTTGCTTGGCGGATTAAAGGGAGCACTGGCCGATTATACTGGTATGTATTTGTCAACCGAGCTGTCTGATGTATTATTTGGCACACCTGAACCGGTAGTTACTGCAGCCAACCTCGGCGTACTGAAGAAAGATGCTGTCAACATTGCGGTTCACGGTCATAACCCTTTGCTTAGTGAAATTATTTGTGATGTAGCGTTGAAAATGAATGAAGAAGCTAAGAAAGCCGGAGCTAAAGAAGGTATTAATATAGTGGGTATTTGTTGTACAGGTAACGAAGTAATGATGCGCCGTGGAATTCCTCTGGCTACTAACTACCTGTCCCAGGAACTAGCCATAATTACAGGCGCTGTAGATGCCATGGTCGTCGACGTGCAGTGTATTATGCCTGCTATTACCAGCTTAGCTGAGTGTTTCCATACACAAGTAATTACCACTATGCGCGAGAACAAGATTACTGGCGCTACTCACATAGAGTTCCATGAAGATTCAGCCTTCGACAGTGCTAAAAAGATTGTTGAGGTGGCAATTGATGCTTTTAAAAGACGGGATAACCGTAAAGTTAACATTCCTGACTACAAGCAAACAGCCATTGCAGGCTTCAGTGCCGAGGCAATCATGGCGGCCTTAAGCAAGGTAAATGCTAAAGACCCGTTAAAGCCCTTAATTGATAATATTGTTAACGGCAACATTCAAGGTATTGCATTGTTTGCCGGTTGTAACAATCCTCAGGTAACTCAAGACAATAACTTTATAACTATTGCTAAAGAATTGGCCAAAAATAATGTCTTAATGTTAGCTACAGGTTGTGGAGCCGGTGCTTTTGCCAAGAATGGTCTAATGACTCAAGAGGCAACAGAGGCTTATGCCGGTGATTCCTTAAAGGCCGTATTAACTGCCATAGGTAAGGCAGCCGGGTTTAATGGACCGCTACCTTTAGTATTGCACATGGGTTCTTGTGTTGATAATACTAGGGCAGTTAAAGTAGCTGTAGCCGTTGCAGACAATTTAGGAGTAGATTTGGATAAGCTACCAGTTGTAGCTTCCGCACCTGAGGCTATGGCGGAGAAGGCAGTGGCAATTGGAACCTGGGCAGTTGCGTTGGGATTACCTACCCATATAGGAATTGTACCACAAATTATGGGTTCTTCTGTAGTTGCTGAATTTTTAACAGAAAAAGCAAAAGATCTGCTTGGTGGTTACTTTATCGTAGAAACCGATCCGGAAAAGGCTGCCGACCAATTGTTTACTGCGATTAAGGAAAGACGTAAAGGTTTAGGTATTTAA
- a CDS encoding 4Fe-4S dicluster domain-containing protein — translation MVRVKENFFIYADPRKCLGCKNCELACAIAHADCDLQTAVTKGLQLQPRNLVVQVDDMVMPIQCRQCEDAPCALACPTGAIYQEDGFVKINEGNCIGCKVCTMVCPFGAISITKDINDNSNYRTKKAKARKCDLCFSRIQDNNEVSCACVEACPTKAIMLVDYESYRKKLIEERGKELVRAHTKTKV, via the coding sequence ATGGTGAGAGTTAAAGAGAATTTCTTTATTTACGCCGATCCCCGGAAATGTTTGGGTTGCAAGAATTGCGAGCTGGCCTGTGCTATTGCTCATGCAGATTGTGATTTACAAACTGCCGTAACTAAAGGCTTACAATTACAACCAAGAAACTTAGTAGTTCAAGTTGATGACATGGTTATGCCTATTCAATGTAGACAATGTGAAGATGCACCTTGTGCTCTCGCCTGTCCTACAGGAGCAATATACCAAGAGGATGGGTTTGTTAAAATTAATGAGGGTAATTGTATTGGCTGTAAAGTTTGTACTATGGTTTGCCCCTTTGGAGCTATTAGTATAACAAAAGACATAAATGATAACAGTAATTACAGAACCAAAAAGGCTAAAGCCCGTAAATGTGACCTTTGTTTCAGTAGAATACAAGACAACAATGAAGTCTCCTGTGCCTGCGTTGAAGCTTGTCCCACCAAAGCGATAATGCTGGTGGATTACGAAAGCTACCGTAAGAAACTTATTGAAGAAAGAGGAAAAGAACTTGTAAGGGCTCACACAAAAACTAAGGTTTAG
- a CDS encoding HypC/HybG/HupF family hydrogenase formation chaperone, protein MCLAVPLKVIKVTGTMAIAELEGISKEISIALTPEVNVGDWVLVHAGYAIHRIDYEEARKTIRFLEELHEANSK, encoded by the coding sequence ATGTGCCTGGCAGTACCGCTTAAGGTTATAAAAGTAACGGGAACCATGGCAATTGCTGAACTGGAAGGGATTTCAAAGGAAATTTCAATTGCTTTAACTCCGGAAGTGAATGTAGGTGACTGGGTACTGGTACATGCGGGCTATGCCATCCACCGGATAGATTATGAGGAGGCCCGGAAAACCATAAGATTTCTGGAGGAGTTACATGAAGCAAACAGCAAATAA
- the hypE gene encoding hydrogenase expression/formation protein HypE: MKRDKILLAHGSGGELSRELIEEIIYPIFDNNGGQELLDSAFLALEGGRIAMTTDSYVISPLFFPGGDIGKLAACGTINDLAVCGAIPKFLSVGLIIEEGFPVEDLKKILRSLSDTAANAGVLVVTGDTKVVERGSADKIFINTTGIGIVPEGVSLGPTEISVGDLIIISGTVGDHGMAVLCQREGLSLGGQIASDCAPLSDLAELLVSTGGVSCMRDPTRGGVASVLYELARQSKMTMEILNEAVPIHHAVAAGCSMLGLDPIYLANEGKLLIFARPEKESEIMNVLRNHPLGRAGRVIGRVTSRDDSGKVLVETELGAKRILPVLEGEHLPRIC; this comes from the coding sequence ATGAAGAGAGATAAGATTCTACTTGCCCACGGCAGTGGGGGGGAATTGTCCCGGGAGCTTATTGAAGAAATTATCTATCCCATTTTTGACAATAACGGCGGACAGGAGCTTTTGGATTCGGCGTTTCTAGCGCTTGAAGGCGGCAGAATTGCAATGACAACAGACAGTTATGTTATCTCTCCCTTGTTTTTTCCTGGCGGAGATATCGGGAAGCTGGCTGCCTGCGGTACCATTAATGACCTGGCGGTTTGCGGGGCGATACCGAAATTTTTAAGCGTTGGCTTGATTATAGAGGAAGGATTTCCGGTAGAAGACTTAAAAAAAATCCTCCGTTCCCTTTCGGATACTGCAGCAAATGCCGGTGTTCTTGTCGTCACGGGAGACACCAAGGTAGTGGAACGTGGTAGTGCCGATAAAATATTCATAAATACAACTGGTATTGGAATAGTTCCTGAAGGGGTTTCCCTGGGGCCAACGGAAATCTCGGTGGGAGACTTGATAATAATAAGTGGAACGGTTGGCGACCACGGGATGGCCGTTTTATGCCAGCGGGAAGGTTTATCACTCGGCGGGCAGATTGCTAGCGATTGTGCGCCATTAAGTGATTTGGCGGAACTTTTGGTTTCCACGGGAGGAGTATCCTGTATGCGGGACCCTACTCGCGGGGGAGTTGCTTCAGTCCTCTACGAACTTGCGAGGCAATCTAAAATGACCATGGAAATTTTAAATGAAGCAGTTCCTATACACCATGCAGTGGCTGCAGGGTGCAGCATGCTGGGTTTGGATCCCATATACCTGGCAAACGAAGGCAAGTTATTAATTTTTGCCAGGCCGGAAAAGGAAAGTGAAATAATGAATGTGTTGAGGAACCACCCGCTGGGCAGAGCCGGACGCGTAATTGGCAGAGTTACTTCCAGGGATGATTCCGGTAAAGTTTTAGTGGAAACTGAATTAGGGGCTAAAAGGATATTACCGGTGCTTGAGGGAGAACACTTGCCGCGGATTTGTTAA